The following are encoded in a window of Salinibacter ruber DSM 13855 genomic DNA:
- a CDS encoding Fur family transcriptional regulator: MSTLPQQKIDEVRSIFQAFLKKRNKRQTPERFAVLEEIYQTEDHIDADELYVRLKQDGTEVSRATVYNTLELLLECDLVVRHQFGKNQAKYERAYSYWQHDHLICMDCNELFEFCDPRLQSIQEMVADIYEFEIKHHSLNMYGHCIRENCPNRAEDSDRDEADSADKTTAKKAATNEAES; this comes from the coding sequence ATGTCGACCCTTCCCCAACAGAAGATCGACGAGGTTCGCTCCATCTTCCAGGCCTTCCTCAAAAAGCGCAACAAGCGACAGACGCCCGAGCGCTTTGCCGTCCTGGAAGAGATCTACCAGACGGAAGACCACATCGACGCCGACGAGCTGTACGTTCGGCTCAAGCAGGACGGGACCGAGGTGAGCCGGGCCACGGTCTACAATACCCTGGAGTTACTGCTGGAGTGCGACCTCGTGGTGCGTCACCAGTTCGGGAAGAACCAGGCCAAGTACGAGCGGGCCTACAGCTACTGGCAGCACGACCACCTCATCTGCATGGACTGCAATGAGCTGTTCGAGTTCTGCGACCCGCGGCTGCAGAGCATTCAGGAGATGGTGGCCGACATCTACGAGTTTGAGATTAAGCACCACTCCCTGAACATGTACGGCCACTGCATCCGCGAGAACTGCCCGAACCGGGCCGAAGACTCGGACCGCGACGAGGCGGACTCCGCCGACAAAACGACTGCAAAGAAGGCCGCGACGAACGAGGCAGAGTCGTAA
- a CDS encoding mechanosensitive ion channel domain-containing protein — protein sequence MTIGVAYGTNLDRATSLLHDILRGTDRILQAPAPEVNVASLGDHAVVLQVLLWIDAPRGKRAVRDDVYRRALSRFAEAGIDIPFPQRVVRITEGAGPVDGP from the coding sequence TTGACAATTGGGGTGGCCTACGGGACAAACCTGGACCGGGCCACGTCGCTCCTCCACGACATTCTTCGGGGGACCGACCGCATTCTTCAGGCCCCGGCCCCGGAGGTGAACGTGGCGTCGCTCGGGGACCACGCCGTCGTTCTGCAGGTGCTTCTCTGGATCGACGCCCCCCGCGGAAAGCGGGCCGTCCGCGACGACGTGTATCGGCGGGCCCTGTCCCGGTTTGCCGAGGCGGGCATCGACATTCCGTTTCCCCAGCGCGTGGTCCGGATCACCGAGGGGGCCGGCCCCGTCGATGGCCCCTGA
- a CDS encoding mechanosensitive ion channel family protein — translation MSGISVQSLVVSLVIVAAGCLGAYLLFRAIQWLSRRADRGRYQIDGMLLRIFGPPISVLVGFGSVTYALYRLPQVREQFSQWDGAQRALFVLTGTWILASLVKNLIREYGLPLASRTDTDVDERVVRLLDLTAIYVIWIGGVLIALRELGIEVTAFLASLGIAGLAVALAAKTILSNVLAGVTLTADRNFRVGDRIEVGDYIGDVLAINLHKTVIRTRSNEIVMIPNDVLGTEVIVNHMLPEHKTRIELTVADRC, via the coding sequence ATGAGTGGGATTTCAGTCCAGAGCCTCGTCGTCTCCCTCGTGATCGTCGCGGCGGGATGCCTGGGGGCGTACCTGTTATTTCGTGCCATCCAGTGGCTAAGTCGACGGGCCGACCGGGGACGGTACCAGATCGACGGCATGCTCCTCCGGATTTTCGGCCCTCCGATCAGCGTGCTCGTCGGCTTCGGCTCGGTGACCTACGCCCTGTACCGCCTCCCCCAGGTGCGCGAGCAGTTTAGCCAATGGGACGGCGCCCAGCGCGCCCTGTTCGTCCTCACGGGCACCTGGATCCTGGCCAGCCTGGTCAAAAACCTGATCCGCGAATACGGGCTGCCCCTCGCCAGCCGGACCGACACGGACGTCGACGAGCGCGTGGTCCGGCTACTGGACCTGACGGCGATCTACGTGATCTGGATTGGGGGCGTTCTGATCGCGCTGCGGGAGCTGGGCATTGAGGTGACCGCCTTCCTCGCCTCCCTGGGCATTGCCGGGCTGGCCGTGGCCCTCGCCGCCAAAACGATCCTCTCGAACGTGCTCGCGGGCGTTACCCTCACGGCCGATCGCAATTTTCGGGTCGGGGACCGGATCGAGGTGGGCGACTATATCGGAGACGTGCTGGCGATCAACCTCCACAAGACCGTCATCCGCACCCGCAGCAACGAGATCGTGATGATCCCCAACGACGTGCTCGGGACGGAAGTCATCGTCAACCACATGCTCCCCGAGCACAAAACCCGAATCGAATTGACGGTAGCGGATAGATGTTAA
- a CDS encoding IS1-like element ISSru3 family transposase (programmed frameshift), which translates to MIKETYECRECGSSNIVKNGHSASGSQQYHCKDCGAHKVLDPEPRGYSEEEKEKILRAYRERGSKRAISRIFGISRNTLTRWLKKGRESDSVAEGLRPAEEGDVLELDECWTYVRERANKRWLWVALCRRTRQVVAFVIGDRSARTCARLWSRIPEEYRQGRSFSDFWKSYRPVFAGDPSHRQVGKSSGEMAHVERFFGRLRQKLARYVRRTRAASESERMLHLTTKLFVEWYNEAIT; encoded by the exons ATGATCAAAGAGACTTACGAGTGTAGAGAGTGTGGCTCCTCGAACATCGTCAAAAACGGACACAGCGCTAGCGGCTCTCAGCAGTATCACTGCAAGGACTGTGGAGCGCACAAGGTTCTCGATCCAGAGCCGCGAGGCTACTCCGAGGAGGAGAAAGAGAAAATCCTCCGTGCTTACCGCGAGCGCGGGTCAAAGCGGGCAATCAGCCGGATATTCGGCATCAGCCGCAATACATTGACCCGGTGGCTC AAAAAGGGACGAGAATCCGATTCAGTAGCCGAAGGGCTCCGGCCTGCTGAGGAAGGCGATGTCCTTGAACTCGATGAATGCTGGACGTATGTCCGAGAGCGGGCGAATAAACGGTGGCTGTGGGTTGCTCTGTGCCGGAGAACCCGGCAGGTCGTGGCATTTGTGATCGGAGACCGTTCGGCCAGAACCTGTGCTCGGCTCTGGAGCCGGATTCCGGAGGAATACCGTCAGGGCAGAAGCTTCAGCGACTTCTGGAAGTCCTATCGCCCAGTGTTTGCGGGCGACCCCAGCCACCGGCAGGTCGGAAAGTCCAGTGGTGAGATGGCCCACGTGGAAAGATTCTTCGGGCGACTGCGCCAGAAGCTGGCCCGGTATGTCCGCCGGACGCGAGCGGCCTCCGAGTCAGAACGGATGCTCCATCTGACGACGAAACTGTTCGTGGAGTGGTACAACGAAGCCATCACTTAA
- the tmk gene encoding dTMP kinase, with translation MLLLTFEGIDGSGKSTQAHRLNEHLQERGHKTLLVREPGGTELSEQVRSVLLEPALNVHPMAELLLFSAARTQLVTERIRPALEAGRIVICDRFYDSTTAYQGAGRNVADPEWLQSFHRRVTDGLVPDRTYLVELDPETARARRTEGNDAAGDRMEAEDEAFYHRVAAAYDTLADEHSARIHRLDGHRSIEALHAEIRGDVEALLDAPPGTPHAATGSSDP, from the coding sequence ATGCTGCTTCTCACATTCGAAGGCATTGACGGAAGCGGAAAGAGCACGCAGGCCCACCGGCTCAACGAGCACCTGCAGGAGCGCGGGCACAAAACCCTTCTCGTCCGCGAGCCCGGCGGCACCGAGTTGTCCGAGCAGGTCCGCTCCGTTCTGTTGGAGCCTGCCCTAAACGTCCATCCGATGGCAGAGTTGCTTCTGTTCTCGGCCGCCCGGACCCAGCTTGTGACCGAGCGCATCCGGCCGGCGTTGGAGGCGGGGCGGATTGTCATCTGCGATCGCTTCTACGACTCGACCACGGCCTATCAGGGGGCCGGCCGCAACGTCGCCGATCCGGAGTGGCTGCAGTCCTTTCACCGTCGCGTGACGGACGGCCTCGTGCCCGACCGCACCTACCTCGTAGAACTCGACCCCGAGACCGCCCGTGCCCGGCGCACCGAGGGCAACGACGCGGCCGGCGACCGCATGGAGGCGGAGGACGAGGCGTTTTATCACCGCGTTGCGGCGGCCTACGACACGCTCGCCGACGAGCATTCCGCCCGCATTCATCGGCTCGACGGGCACCGGTCGATCGAGGCCCTGCACGCCGAAATTCGGGGCGACGTGGAGGCGCTGCTGGACGCCCCCCCCGGAACCCCCCACGCCGCCACCGGTTCGTCTGACCCGTGA
- a CDS encoding DUF368 domain-containing protein: MPSAPFAFVRHVLYGVLMGGADVIPGVSGGTMALIVGIYERLVGALSSAVSFGLSLLRLDRAAAQQHWAAVPWRLIGPLLGGIGVAILGGARVIPPLMEAYPAPMRGLFFGLVAASLLIPARRIERVTGLRVGIGLACAAGAFFLTSLPALAVSDPSLIRVFCSAMIAICAMILPGVSGAFLLEALGIYAPTLEAVNALDWGYVLTFCAGAAVGLGTFAKLLDLLLTHRHDAMMAALVGLIAGALRALWPYGGAERVLRAPEAGEPIGSVVLLALVGFGAVLALLAWSPSTAGKETTASAS, translated from the coding sequence ATGCCCAGCGCCCCGTTTGCCTTCGTCCGCCATGTGCTGTACGGCGTGTTGATGGGCGGTGCCGACGTGATTCCGGGCGTCAGCGGCGGCACCATGGCCCTCATCGTCGGCATCTACGAGCGGCTCGTGGGGGCCCTCAGCTCGGCGGTGTCGTTTGGGCTGTCGCTGCTACGCCTCGACCGCGCGGCCGCCCAGCAACACTGGGCCGCGGTGCCGTGGCGCCTCATCGGCCCCCTCCTGGGCGGGATCGGGGTCGCCATTCTTGGCGGGGCGCGGGTGATTCCGCCCCTGATGGAGGCGTACCCGGCCCCCATGCGGGGGCTCTTCTTCGGCCTCGTGGCCGCGTCGCTTCTGATCCCAGCCCGTCGCATCGAGCGGGTCACAGGCCTCCGGGTGGGCATCGGCCTCGCCTGTGCCGCCGGGGCGTTTTTCCTGACCAGCCTCCCTGCCCTCGCCGTGTCGGACCCGAGCCTCATTCGGGTCTTCTGCTCGGCCATGATCGCGATTTGTGCCATGATTCTCCCCGGCGTGAGCGGGGCGTTCCTGCTGGAGGCGCTCGGCATCTACGCCCCCACGCTCGAAGCGGTCAATGCGCTCGACTGGGGGTACGTGCTCACGTTCTGCGCCGGGGCGGCCGTCGGGCTCGGCACGTTCGCGAAACTGCTCGATCTGCTCCTCACGCACCGCCACGACGCAATGATGGCGGCGCTCGTGGGGCTTATCGCCGGGGCGCTCCGGGCCCTCTGGCCCTACGGCGGGGCCGAGCGTGTCCTGCGGGCCCCCGAGGCCGGCGAGCCGATCGGGTCGGTCGTGCTCCTTGCCCTGGTCGGGTTTGGGGCCGTGCTCGCGCTGCTGGCCTGGAGCCCATCCACCGCCGGAAAAGAGACGACCGCCTCCGCCTCGTAG
- a CDS encoding tetratricopeptide repeat protein, translating to MNTFDFGFDDSEDSPHEDPLEDLVAAYENDPSAYFDSGDLEEIASFYFEEGEMETALEVIDRLIELHPYTSDAWMRRGILLNNLGRPEEALEAYEQALDVNPTDTETLINLGITLDSLGRVDEALEAYDEALSINPLHGEALFNLGVTLERDEQLEAAVEAFQRCADVYPEHPEVWYELGYCYDRLGEDEKSVEAYDNHLDIDPYSKDAWYNRGIVLNRLGRFGEAVESYDMALAIHDEFASAYYNRGNAEANQGDLEAAVESYERVLELEGPDAATYYNLALAYEEQGDLRAARTYYEKTLDLKSNYPEAWYGLGCCFDTDERPEEALECFRYAVNLDANVPKFWTARADCAYKVGKLDEALESYQHAVRLDESNEHAWTGYAETLLEKEQPEEALEAYRQALELDPKSANTYFRQAKALLALGRADESIRALKTAFRLDPAKKEEFQKAYPTLYDNDRVRRLLDLDS from the coding sequence ATGAACACGTTCGACTTCGGCTTCGATGACTCCGAGGACTCCCCACACGAGGACCCCCTCGAAGATCTCGTGGCCGCGTACGAAAACGACCCGTCTGCGTACTTCGACTCCGGCGACCTCGAAGAGATTGCCTCGTTCTACTTCGAGGAGGGGGAGATGGAAACGGCCCTCGAGGTCATCGACCGTCTCATCGAGCTTCACCCCTACACCTCCGACGCCTGGATGCGGCGCGGCATTCTCCTGAACAACTTGGGCCGCCCGGAAGAGGCCCTGGAGGCCTACGAGCAGGCCCTCGACGTGAACCCGACCGACACCGAAACGCTCATCAATCTCGGGATTACGCTCGACAGCCTGGGGCGGGTGGACGAGGCCCTGGAGGCCTACGACGAGGCGCTCTCCATCAACCCGCTGCACGGGGAGGCCCTCTTCAACCTCGGGGTAACGCTGGAACGGGACGAGCAACTGGAGGCGGCCGTGGAGGCCTTCCAGCGATGTGCGGACGTCTATCCGGAGCACCCGGAGGTCTGGTACGAGCTGGGCTACTGCTACGACCGGCTCGGCGAGGACGAGAAGAGCGTGGAGGCGTACGACAATCACCTCGACATCGACCCGTACTCGAAAGACGCGTGGTACAACCGAGGCATTGTGCTGAACCGGCTGGGCCGCTTCGGAGAGGCGGTAGAGAGCTACGACATGGCCCTTGCAATCCACGACGAGTTTGCCTCCGCCTACTACAATCGAGGCAACGCGGAGGCGAACCAGGGGGACCTGGAGGCGGCCGTCGAGAGCTACGAGCGCGTGCTGGAGCTCGAAGGGCCGGATGCGGCGACCTACTACAACCTTGCGCTCGCCTACGAGGAGCAGGGCGACCTCCGCGCCGCGCGCACCTACTACGAGAAGACGCTCGACCTCAAGTCGAACTATCCGGAGGCGTGGTACGGCCTCGGCTGCTGCTTCGACACGGACGAGCGCCCCGAAGAGGCGCTTGAGTGCTTCCGCTACGCCGTGAACCTGGACGCGAACGTGCCCAAGTTCTGGACGGCGCGGGCCGACTGCGCGTACAAGGTGGGGAAGCTCGACGAGGCGCTGGAGTCTTACCAGCACGCCGTGCGGCTCGACGAGTCGAACGAGCACGCCTGGACGGGCTACGCCGAGACGCTTCTGGAGAAGGAGCAGCCCGAAGAGGCGCTGGAGGCGTACCGACAGGCCCTGGAGCTCGACCCGAAAAGCGCCAACACGTACTTCCGGCAGGCGAAGGCCCTGCTGGCGCTCGGGCGGGCGGACGAAAGCATTCGGGCCCTCAAGACGGCCTTTCGGCTCGATCCCGCGAAGAAGGAGGAGTTCCAGAAGGCCTATCCCACCCTTTACGACAACGACCGCGTCCGGCGGCTTCTCGATCTCGATTCGTAG
- a CDS encoding protease complex subunit PrcB family protein yields the protein MGGCNSVGSDPTDETSFNTEVETQTVATGAVDTEELDKGTYGKIVEGTQVVLRSEDELAAFWAELHGGSTSAGGDALPDPPQVDFETQIVVGVVLGERSTGGYSVDIDRVMANEDQGTMRVEYTRIEPGDACVVTQALTSPYVLATVDLRDEPVDSGDEVMFARSEQTRSC from the coding sequence ATGGGAGGATGCAACAGCGTAGGGTCCGACCCGACCGACGAGACGAGCTTCAACACCGAAGTAGAAACGCAAACGGTTGCGACCGGGGCCGTGGATACCGAAGAGCTCGACAAGGGAACGTACGGCAAGATCGTCGAGGGCACACAGGTTGTCCTTCGGAGCGAAGACGAACTCGCCGCCTTCTGGGCGGAGTTGCACGGCGGATCGACCAGCGCGGGCGGAGATGCCCTCCCAGATCCGCCTCAGGTCGATTTTGAGACGCAGATAGTTGTGGGCGTGGTGCTGGGCGAACGGTCCACCGGCGGGTATTCGGTCGACATTGACCGGGTGATGGCCAACGAGGACCAGGGCACGATGCGTGTCGAGTATACCAGGATCGAGCCGGGCGACGCGTGTGTGGTTACACAGGCACTTACGTCCCCGTACGTGCTCGCGACGGTGGACCTACGGGACGAACCGGTAGACTCGGGCGACGAAGTCATGTTTGCCCGCTCCGAGCAGACACGTTCCTGCTAG
- a CDS encoding thioredoxin family protein → MTTRHPRVLCAALVVGLLTAAALPATSMAQTNQAEVGEPAPNFTLQAADGDEHSLADFEGQYVVLEWLNFGCPFVGKHYGSGNMQRLQDTYTDEGVVWLSIVSSAPGKQGYYPPGEMVEQKKKHDGNMTAILMDPEGEVGKTYDATVTPHMYVISPEGELLYRGGIDDKPTTDEADIEGATNYVRMALDAAMNGEEVRPKRAEPYGCTIKYASK, encoded by the coding sequence ATGACCACACGCCATCCCCGAGTCCTCTGCGCGGCCCTCGTCGTCGGACTGCTAACGGCCGCTGCGCTTCCCGCCACGAGCATGGCCCAGACCAATCAGGCCGAAGTCGGCGAGCCCGCGCCCAACTTTACCCTGCAGGCCGCCGACGGTGACGAGCACAGCCTGGCTGACTTTGAGGGCCAGTACGTCGTGCTCGAATGGCTCAACTTCGGATGCCCGTTCGTCGGAAAGCACTACGGCAGCGGAAACATGCAGCGGCTCCAGGACACCTACACCGACGAGGGCGTCGTGTGGCTCTCGATTGTCTCCTCGGCGCCCGGCAAGCAGGGCTACTATCCGCCCGGCGAGATGGTCGAACAGAAGAAGAAGCACGACGGCAACATGACGGCCATATTGATGGACCCGGAGGGTGAGGTCGGAAAGACGTACGACGCAACGGTCACGCCGCACATGTACGTGATTAGTCCGGAAGGAGAGCTGCTCTACCGCGGGGGCATCGACGACAAGCCGACCACGGACGAGGCCGACATCGAGGGAGCGACGAACTACGTCCGGATGGCCCTTGACGCCGCGATGAACGGGGAAGAGGTGCGTCCCAAGCGCGCGGAGCCGTACGGGTGCACCATCAAATACGCCTCGAAGTAA
- a CDS encoding UDP-glucuronic acid decarboxylase family protein, producing the protein MPRTLITGGAGFLGSHLCDRFIEEGHSVICMDNLITGDTENIEHLFELGQDRFRFVEYDVTDYLHVNGELDYVLHFASPAAPDDYLQYPIQTLKVGALGTHKALGLAKAKDARLLIASTSEVYGDPQVHPQSEDYWGNVNPVGKRGVYDEAKRFGEALTMAYHRYHGVETRIARIFNTYGPRMRIDDGRALPNFMSQALRGDPLTVYGDGSQTRAFCYVDDLVEGLYRLLMSDATDPVNIGNPDEITIKEFAEEIIEVTDSDSDITYEPLPSDDPQVRQPDISRAREELGWTPEVDRREGLRRTLEYFRAEVEATTAPARD; encoded by the coding sequence ATGCCCCGCACCCTTATCACTGGCGGCGCCGGCTTCCTCGGCTCCCATCTCTGCGACCGCTTCATCGAGGAGGGCCACTCGGTGATCTGCATGGACAACCTCATTACGGGCGACACCGAAAACATCGAGCACCTGTTTGAGCTCGGACAGGACCGCTTCCGGTTCGTCGAGTACGACGTGACCGACTACCTCCACGTCAACGGCGAGCTCGACTACGTCCTGCACTTCGCGAGCCCCGCCGCGCCGGACGACTACCTGCAGTACCCGATCCAGACGTTAAAGGTCGGGGCCCTCGGCACCCACAAGGCCCTGGGCCTCGCTAAGGCGAAAGACGCGCGCCTGTTGATCGCGTCCACGAGCGAGGTGTACGGCGACCCGCAGGTCCATCCGCAGTCGGAGGACTACTGGGGCAACGTGAATCCGGTGGGCAAGCGCGGGGTGTACGACGAGGCCAAACGGTTTGGGGAGGCGCTCACGATGGCCTACCACCGGTACCACGGGGTCGAGACCCGCATCGCGCGGATCTTCAACACGTACGGCCCGCGGATGCGCATCGACGACGGCCGGGCCCTGCCCAACTTCATGTCGCAGGCGCTCCGGGGCGATCCCCTCACCGTCTACGGCGACGGCAGCCAGACGCGCGCGTTCTGCTACGTCGACGACCTCGTGGAGGGCCTCTACCGGCTTCTCATGAGCGACGCGACCGACCCGGTCAACATCGGAAACCCCGACGAGATCACGATCAAAGAGTTTGCCGAAGAGATCATCGAGGTGACCGATTCGGACAGCGACATCACCTACGAGCCCCTCCCGTCCGACGACCCGCAGGTGCGCCAGCCGGACATCTCGCGGGCCAGGGAAGAGCTCGGGTGGACGCCGGAGGTGGACCGCCGGGAGGGCCTCCGGCGCACGCTGGAGTACTTTCGGGCGGAGGTAGAGGCCACGACCGCTCCCGCCCGCGACTGA
- a CDS encoding OmpA/MotB family protein: MRPLLLFVGLAAALPGLVGCAPTRLPGASASSRLDSLRAENATLRSRLRRVEDSLRFRDDLATGQYYRDLRVLTDRLNRLAYEVQMRRQGGRAVRVLPADSLFEAGTATLTAAGKKRLRATIAHLETAYPTRAVRVEGHADDTPLSEALQERFASNWELSAARATAVVRYLSARSALAPSQFAALAYGATDPVASNATARGRRRNRRVRIAVLPPPQDYSRPVDTSW; encoded by the coding sequence ATGCGCCCTCTTCTTCTCTTCGTCGGTCTTGCTGCTGCCCTTCCCGGACTGGTCGGGTGCGCCCCGACGCGGCTTCCGGGGGCGTCCGCCTCGTCGCGCCTGGACTCCCTCCGGGCCGAGAATGCTACGCTGCGGAGCCGGCTTCGCCGCGTGGAAGACTCGCTGCGGTTTCGGGACGACCTTGCGACGGGGCAGTACTACCGCGACCTGCGCGTCCTGACGGACCGCCTGAACCGCCTGGCCTACGAGGTGCAGATGCGCCGCCAGGGGGGGCGGGCGGTGCGCGTGCTTCCGGCCGACTCGTTGTTCGAGGCCGGCACGGCCACCCTCACGGCGGCGGGAAAGAAGCGGCTCCGGGCCACGATTGCTCACCTGGAGACGGCCTACCCCACGCGGGCGGTCCGGGTGGAGGGGCACGCCGACGATACCCCCTTGAGTGAGGCCCTCCAGGAGCGGTTTGCGTCGAACTGGGAGCTCTCGGCGGCCCGGGCCACGGCGGTCGTGCGCTACCTCAGTGCCCGCAGCGCCCTGGCCCCGTCCCAGTTTGCCGCCCTCGCCTACGGGGCCACGGACCCGGTCGCGTCGAACGCAACGGCTCGGGGGCGCCGTCGGAACCGGCGGGTTCGCATTGCGGTCCTCCCGCCCCCGCAGGACTACTCCCGCCCCGTCGACACGTCCTGGTGA
- a CDS encoding UDP-glucose dehydrogenase family protein, translated as MDITVIGTGYVGLVSGTCFAEMGHDVTCVDVDEEKVAQLSDGEIPIYEPDLDRYFERARAEDRLRFTTDLAEGIAGSKIVFFALPTPPGEDGSADLSYVLDAAGDVADLLVEADDPEHRIVVNKSTVPVGTGDRVEEAFADRGLDIGGEVDVVSNPEFLREGSAVDDFLKPDRVVIGTESDRAAETMKRLYEPFVRQGNPVLVVDRRSAEMIKYAANSLLATRISFMNEIANVCERVGANVDKVRLGISKDHRIGPHFLYAGIGFGGSCFPKDVQALARKGREKGYDFQILDAVLDVNDQQRRRLAEQVEDYFDGDLDGRRIAVWGLSFKPGTDDTREAPSHVIIDYLLERGADVVGYDPEAIETTKETFGDQIAYADGMYEAVEGAESLLICTEWHEFRRPDLGAVREHLENPLVLDGRNLYDPARMAEMGFEYHSIGRPSYAPETNQEAIEAAIVENGQP; from the coding sequence ATGGACATCACAGTTATCGGCACCGGGTACGTTGGCCTCGTCTCGGGCACCTGCTTCGCGGAAATGGGCCACGACGTCACGTGTGTTGACGTCGACGAGGAGAAAGTTGCCCAGCTCTCCGACGGTGAGATTCCCATCTACGAGCCCGACCTGGATCGGTACTTCGAGCGGGCGCGAGCGGAGGACCGTCTCCGCTTCACGACGGATTTGGCGGAGGGAATCGCGGGCTCGAAGATCGTGTTTTTTGCCCTTCCGACGCCGCCGGGGGAGGACGGCTCGGCCGATCTCTCGTACGTGTTGGACGCGGCGGGCGACGTGGCCGATCTGCTCGTGGAGGCGGACGACCCGGAGCACCGAATTGTCGTCAACAAGAGCACCGTGCCGGTGGGCACCGGCGATCGGGTGGAAGAGGCATTCGCGGATCGCGGCCTCGACATTGGCGGGGAGGTGGACGTTGTCTCCAATCCTGAGTTTCTGCGGGAGGGATCCGCGGTGGACGATTTCCTGAAGCCGGATCGGGTCGTGATTGGGACGGAGAGCGACCGGGCCGCCGAGACGATGAAGCGGCTCTACGAGCCGTTCGTGCGGCAGGGGAACCCCGTCCTCGTCGTCGACCGTCGTTCGGCGGAAATGATTAAGTACGCGGCCAACTCGCTCCTGGCCACGCGCATCTCGTTCATGAACGAAATCGCGAACGTCTGCGAACGGGTCGGGGCCAACGTGGACAAGGTGCGCCTCGGCATCAGCAAGGACCACCGCATTGGGCCGCACTTTCTGTACGCCGGCATCGGCTTTGGGGGCAGTTGCTTCCCGAAGGACGTGCAGGCCCTCGCCCGGAAGGGCCGGGAGAAAGGGTACGACTTCCAAATCCTGGACGCCGTCCTCGACGTAAACGACCAGCAGCGGCGGCGCCTGGCCGAGCAGGTGGAGGACTACTTCGACGGCGACCTGGACGGGCGGCGGATTGCCGTCTGGGGCCTGTCGTTCAAGCCCGGCACCGACGACACCCGAGAGGCGCCCTCGCACGTCATCATCGATTATCTCCTGGAGAGGGGCGCCGACGTGGTGGGGTACGACCCCGAAGCCATCGAGACGACGAAAGAGACGTTCGGTGACCAGATCGCGTATGCCGACGGCATGTACGAGGCGGTTGAGGGGGCCGAGTCGCTCTTGATTTGTACCGAGTGGCACGAGTTTCGCCGGCCGGACCTGGGCGCGGTGCGGGAGCACCTGGAGAACCCGCTCGTGCTCGACGGGCGCAACCTGTACGATCCCGCCCGGATGGCCGAGATGGGCTTCGAGTACCACAGCATCGGGCGGCCGAGCTACGCGCCGGAGACCAATCAGGAGGCCATCGAGGCGGCCATTGTCGAAAACGGGCAGCCGTAA